A stretch of the Cellulomonas sp. WB94 genome encodes the following:
- a CDS encoding thioesterase family protein, with protein MNSSPAAGSRPHRGRVEMPVRWSDVDLFGHVNNAAYLRYLDDARFTLFPSMGVDENGALTASMLVVVKHEIDYLAPLTFRAAPFAVEVWVPRMGRSSVDFGYEILDAADQGTVYLRARSRMVQLDQKTHLSRPFTPDERAAFETYLEDAPDLRAW; from the coding sequence GTGAATTCTTCACCCGCCGCCGGGTCTCGGCCGCACCGCGGACGCGTCGAGATGCCCGTGCGGTGGTCCGACGTCGACCTGTTCGGCCACGTCAACAACGCCGCCTACCTGCGCTATCTCGACGACGCGCGGTTCACGCTCTTCCCGTCCATGGGCGTCGACGAGAACGGGGCACTGACGGCGTCGATGCTCGTCGTCGTCAAGCACGAGATCGACTACCTCGCGCCGCTGACGTTCCGGGCCGCCCCGTTCGCGGTCGAGGTGTGGGTGCCGCGCATGGGGCGCTCGTCCGTCGACTTCGGGTACGAGATCCTCGACGCCGCCGACCAGGGAACCGTCTACCTGCGGGCCCGCTCGCGCATGGTGCAGCTCGACCAGAAGACGCACCTGTCGCGGCCGTTCACGCCCGATGAGCGGGCCGCGTTCGAGACCTACCTCGAGGACGCCCCGGACCTGCGCGCGTGGTGA
- a CDS encoding SDR family oxidoreductase, whose translation MTSVAEMDAAMLRKVFDINVVGVHNYLRPVAAHMIETGRQGKIVVTLSIDALHPSAPGLGAYDASKHAAYGYMKVAALEYAKHGILINGLAPGGILTPGVTGGADTTELVAHVTLPVGRWGDADDMARVALFLGSDLNSYATGSVFVADGGRLLQ comes from the coding sequence GTGACCTCGGTCGCCGAGATGGACGCCGCGATGCTGCGCAAGGTCTTCGACATCAACGTGGTGGGGGTGCACAACTACCTGCGACCGGTGGCCGCCCACATGATCGAGACGGGCAGGCAGGGCAAGATCGTCGTGACCCTCTCGATCGACGCGCTCCACCCGTCGGCGCCGGGCCTGGGTGCCTACGACGCCTCGAAGCACGCGGCCTACGGCTACATGAAGGTCGCCGCGCTCGAGTACGCGAAGCACGGCATCCTCATCAACGGACTCGCCCCGGGCGGCATCCTGACCCCGGGCGTGACCGGCGGGGCGGACACCACCGAGCTGGTCGCCCACGTGACGCTCCCCGTCGGCCGGTGGGGTGACGCCGACGACATGGCGCGCGTGGCGCTCTTCCTCGGGAGCGACCTCAACTCCTACGCGACCGGTTCGGTGTTCGTCGCGGACGGCGGTCGACTGCTCCAGTAG
- the fabI gene encoding enoyl-ACP reductase FabI, with protein MGLLDGKKILVTGVLTEGSIAFHVARLAQEQGADVVLTSFGRQFRLTEAIARRLPLEAPVVQLDVTDDEDLAALADRVREHTDHLDGVVHSIGFAPQSVLGDKFLTAEWPDVATALQISAYSLKSLSVAALPLLGTGGSIVGLTFDARYAWPVYDWMGVAKAAFESTSRYLARDLGPKGIRVNLVSAGPIKTTAAKSIPGFESIESGWSDRSPLGWDVTDAEPTARAVAALLSDWFPATSGEIVHVDGGAHAMGF; from the coding sequence ATGGGCTTGCTCGACGGCAAGAAGATCCTCGTCACCGGCGTGCTGACCGAGGGCTCGATCGCCTTCCACGTGGCGCGGCTCGCGCAGGAGCAGGGCGCCGACGTCGTCCTGACGTCGTTCGGTCGCCAGTTCCGCCTGACCGAGGCGATCGCCCGGCGCCTCCCCCTCGAGGCGCCGGTCGTCCAGCTCGACGTGACGGACGACGAGGACCTGGCCGCGCTGGCCGACCGCGTCCGTGAGCACACGGACCACCTCGACGGCGTCGTGCACTCGATCGGGTTCGCGCCGCAGTCGGTTCTCGGTGACAAGTTCCTCACGGCCGAGTGGCCCGACGTGGCGACCGCGCTGCAGATCTCCGCGTACTCGCTCAAGTCGCTCTCCGTCGCGGCGCTCCCGCTGCTCGGCACCGGCGGCTCGATCGTCGGGCTGACGTTCGACGCGCGCTACGCCTGGCCCGTCTACGACTGGATGGGCGTCGCGAAGGCAGCGTTCGAGTCGACCTCGCGCTACCTCGCCCGCGACCTGGGGCCGAAGGGCATCCGGGTCAACCTCGTGTCGGCCGGCCCGATCAAGACGACGGCCGCCAAGTCGATTCCCGGCTTCGAGTCGATCGAGAGCGGCTGGTCCGACCGGTCGCCGCTGGGCTGGGACGTCACGGACGCGGAGCCGACGGCCCGCGCGGTGGCCGCCCTGCTGTCCGACTGGTTCCCGGCGACGAGCGGCGAGATCGTGCACGTCGACGG